Proteins from a single region of Coregonus clupeaformis isolate EN_2021a chromosome 19, ASM2061545v1, whole genome shotgun sequence:
- the LOC121532052 gene encoding gamma-crystallin M2-like — MTSTGMNMNSKITFYEDRNFQGRSYECMSNCPDMSSYLSRCQSCRVESGCFMVYDRPNYMGSQWFMRRGEYSDYQRMMGMNDIRSCRMIPMHRGPYRMRIYERENFGGQMHEMMDDCDDVMGRYRMSNCMSCNVMDGHWLMYEQPQYRGRMMYMRPGEYRNFNQMSMGSMGMRFMSMRRINESCY, encoded by the exons ATGACCTCCACCGGCATGAACATGAACAGCAAA ATCACCTTCTACGAGGACAGGAACTTCCAGGGTCGTTCCTATGAGTGTATGAGCAACTGCCCTGACATGTCCTCCTACCTGAGCCGCTGCCAGTCCTGCAGGGTTGAGAGCGGCTGCTTCATGGTCTATGACCGCCCCAACTACATGGGAAGCCAGTGGTTCATGAGGAGGGGAGAGTACTCTGACTACCAGCGCATGATGGGAATGAACGACATCAGGTCCTGTCGCATGATCCCCATG CACAGAGGACCTTACAGGATGAGGATCTACGAGAGGGAGAACTTCGGAGGTCAGATGCACGAGATGATGGACGACTGTGACGACGTCATGGGTCGTTACCGCATGAGCAACTGCATGTCCTGCAACGTTATGGACGGCCACTGGCTCATGTATGAGCAACCCCAGTACAGAGGCAGGATGATGTACATGAGGCCTGGAGAGTACAGAAACTTCAATCAGATGAGCATGGGCTCTATGGGCATGAGATTCATGAGCATGAGGCGTATCAACGAGTCCTGTTACTAG